One part of the Lapillicoccus jejuensis genome encodes these proteins:
- a CDS encoding type II secretion system F family protein, translating to MTSYPPLLLVGAGALFVGVFVFVVALAAPTLRRRGATRAMAIEQYIGLAQRQDEPDGRVGGLAEEIVAFGERVMRDRDSTPRLVARLQQADLPLRPGEWWVLRVVAVVVGVAAGLVLLGERARLLGLLLGLLVGLLGPALVLRVLVRRRVKAFERLLPEVLMLVASSLSTGFSLLQALDGVARDAAEPAAKEFGRALAETRLGTDVEVSLQSMAKRMESRNMEWTAMAIQIQRTVGGNLAETLRTTAATLREREMLKRQVIALSAEGKMSAYILVGLPFGIFLFLLRANYDYVALLWTRPLGLLMLAVGAVSLGIGIAWMRSITNLKV from the coding sequence GTGACGTCGTACCCGCCCCTGCTGCTGGTCGGCGCGGGCGCGCTCTTCGTCGGCGTCTTCGTCTTCGTCGTCGCCCTCGCCGCCCCGACCCTGCGTCGACGCGGCGCCACCCGGGCCATGGCCATCGAGCAGTACATCGGCCTGGCCCAGCGCCAGGACGAGCCCGACGGCCGCGTCGGCGGCCTCGCCGAGGAGATCGTCGCCTTCGGCGAGCGGGTCATGCGCGACCGGGACTCGACCCCCCGGCTCGTCGCCCGGCTGCAGCAGGCCGACCTGCCGCTGCGGCCGGGGGAGTGGTGGGTGCTGCGCGTCGTCGCGGTCGTCGTCGGCGTGGCGGCCGGCCTCGTCCTGCTCGGCGAGCGCGCCCGCCTGCTCGGGCTGCTGCTCGGCCTGCTCGTCGGGCTGCTCGGTCCGGCCCTCGTGCTGCGCGTCCTCGTCCGGCGCCGGGTCAAGGCCTTCGAGCGGCTGCTGCCCGAGGTGCTCATGCTCGTCGCCTCCTCGCTGTCCACCGGGTTCTCGCTGCTCCAGGCCCTCGACGGGGTGGCCCGCGACGCGGCCGAGCCCGCGGCCAAGGAGTTCGGCCGGGCCCTGGCCGAGACCCGCCTCGGCACCGACGTCGAGGTCAGCCTCCAGTCGATGGCCAAGCGCATGGAGAGCCGCAACATGGAGTGGACGGCCATGGCCATCCAGATCCAGCGCACCGTCGGTGGCAACCTCGCCGAGACCCTGCGCACGACGGCGGCCACGCTGCGCGAGCGCGAGATGCTCAAGCGGCAGGTCATCGCCCTCTCGGCCGAGGGCAAGATGTCGGCGTACATCCTCGTCGGCCTGCCCTTCGGCATCTTCCTCTTCCTGCTGCGGGCCAACTACGACTACGTCGCGCTGCTGTGGACCCGCCCCCTCGGCCTGCTCATGCTCGCCGTCGGTGCCGTCTCGCTCGGCATCGGCATCGCGTGGATGCGCTCCATCACCAACCTCAAGGTGTGA
- a CDS encoding type II secretion system F family protein, producing the protein MTSVLLLTLGALLIAAGFAVTWYATGGEAVGTARSLLLIEQTTPGSREVARSELPARDRLLLPILDALQSMARRLTRGGATAKLTRRLDLAGNPQGWTADRVLGAKGLGLLLLAGVGLLVGGATLRGVLYAGAGGVVGFLLPNLLLYNQGLKRQDALAMSLAEALDMLTVCVEAGLGFDAALMQVARAADGPIAGEFGRVLAEIQIGRGRAAAFSSLRERSTVPELHSFISAIVQSDRLGLPVGDVLREQSHEMRLARRQRAEASAQKLPVKILFPMLLFIFPALFIVVIGPGAIRMIDAFSGVG; encoded by the coding sequence GTGACCTCCGTGCTGCTGCTCACCCTCGGGGCCCTGCTCATCGCCGCCGGCTTCGCCGTCACCTGGTACGCCACCGGCGGTGAGGCCGTCGGCACCGCCCGCAGCCTGCTGCTCATCGAGCAGACCACACCGGGCTCGCGGGAGGTCGCGCGCAGCGAGCTCCCGGCCCGGGACCGGCTGCTGCTGCCGATCCTCGACGCGCTGCAGTCGATGGCGCGACGGCTCACCCGCGGCGGGGCGACCGCCAAGCTCACCCGGCGCCTCGACCTCGCCGGGAACCCGCAGGGCTGGACCGCGGACCGGGTGCTGGGCGCCAAGGGCCTGGGTCTGCTCCTGCTCGCCGGGGTCGGGCTGCTCGTCGGCGGGGCCACGCTGCGCGGGGTGCTCTACGCCGGTGCCGGTGGCGTCGTCGGGTTCCTGCTGCCCAACCTGCTGCTGTACAACCAGGGCCTCAAGCGCCAGGACGCCCTGGCGATGAGCCTGGCCGAGGCGCTCGACATGCTCACCGTCTGCGTCGAGGCCGGCCTCGGCTTCGACGCCGCCCTCATGCAGGTCGCGCGCGCGGCCGACGGCCCCATCGCCGGCGAGTTCGGCCGCGTCCTCGCCGAGATCCAGATCGGCCGGGGTCGCGCCGCGGCGTTCTCCTCGCTGCGCGAGCGCTCGACCGTCCCGGAGCTGCACTCGTTCATCTCGGCCATCGTCCAGTCCGACCGGCTCGGCCTGCCCGTCGGCGACGTCCTGCGCGAGCAGTCGCACGAGATGCGGCTCGCCCGTCGTCAGCGGGCCGAGGCGTCGGCGCAGAAGCTGCCGGTCAAGATCCTCTTCCCCATGCTGCTGTTCATCTTCCCGGCCCTCTTCATCGTCGTCATCGGGCCCGGTGCGATCCGGATGATCGACGCCTTCAGCGGCGTCGGCTGA
- a CDS encoding response regulator transcription factor, whose amino-acid sequence MSASPTDRQAVASARLRVMLVDDHELVRQGINFLLTSDGTIDVVAEGSSLSEGMTLVRSTPVDVLVVDVSLGDGSGLDLVRQAREQRPRLGIVVLTMHDDDHTLLEALDAGASALVLKSGSADEVISAVKHAATAPDSFTAAGLAAAVRRRDNPDTPRLTVRETEVLQRLAAGDSVAAVAKQLYMSESTVKTHIAKLYDKLGANNRASAVMAAIRSGLIKS is encoded by the coding sequence ATGAGCGCCTCCCCCACCGACCGCCAGGCCGTCGCCTCCGCGCGACTGCGCGTCATGCTCGTCGACGACCACGAGCTCGTCCGGCAGGGCATCAACTTCCTGCTCACCTCGGACGGCACGATCGACGTCGTCGCCGAGGGCTCGAGCCTGTCCGAGGGCATGACCCTGGTGCGCTCCACGCCCGTCGACGTGCTCGTCGTCGACGTCTCGCTCGGCGACGGCTCGGGCCTGGACCTCGTGCGCCAGGCCCGCGAGCAGCGTCCCCGGCTCGGCATCGTCGTCCTGACGATGCACGACGACGACCACACCCTGCTCGAGGCCCTCGATGCCGGGGCCTCGGCCCTCGTGCTCAAGAGCGGCTCCGCCGACGAGGTCATCTCGGCGGTCAAGCACGCGGCCACCGCCCCCGACTCGTTCACCGCGGCCGGGCTGGCCGCCGCCGTGCGCCGCCGCGACAACCCCGACACCCCGCGCCTCACCGTCCGCGAGACCGAGGTGCTCCAGCGGCTGGCCGCGGGCGACTCGGTGGCGGCGGTCGCCAAGCAGCTCTACATGAGCGAGTCGACGGTCAAGACCCACATCGCCAAGCTCTACGACAAGCTCGGCGCCAACAACCGCGCGAGCGCGGTCATGGCGGCGATCCGGTCGGGGCTCATCAAGTCCTGA
- a CDS encoding sensor histidine kinase gives MIGTKRLAGVSVGTQYRWLVALMVVVVSGIGTDGVSVLPWVAAVLVIDVVAGRVQRDLEPGALDGRRRQAMLALSLAGGLAAGLGLLAGPSALPLVVLPLSRAASALARVEVIGTALVWVLAGLAVRRTRPSLTLLDVGLDVRWTLIAAVTAAGAVWVHRTNRVASEAQQSATANPAAEEAAILLSRLDALTSDLEGGLDPATAAELLLDALGRPGPLARSGVLIGGAEDHPVPLALRGVDRVPWGDPLVDPGAVGQAWRSGRPATVYDPSEHREVRAVPLRASDGSALGVVVQDVMTTAPSSPWDREPLEATAARLGPVIGVALSFAALRERAGFEERERLAREMHDGIAQELVALGFRLDLVARTLDGPQGSDPEKAGEMLTEARGQLRRILGDLRSHISDLRVSVRPERGLGATMTSRLQSFGTTTEVVVGLRLDESGFRLPARVETALYQLFLDVLADVKDGGATGVDVDLTVVAPDATLRMRHNGKTTFSPARCTDHQVTAAGGTVTVDTTDGLDLVAVFRTPQTHTSPVHVNEKVPQPS, from the coding sequence GTGATCGGGACGAAGCGACTGGCTGGGGTCTCCGTCGGCACGCAGTACCGCTGGCTCGTGGCCCTCATGGTCGTCGTCGTGTCGGGGATCGGCACGGACGGCGTCTCCGTGCTGCCCTGGGTCGCGGCCGTCCTGGTCATCGACGTCGTCGCCGGACGCGTGCAGCGCGACCTCGAGCCCGGGGCCCTCGACGGCCGTCGGCGCCAGGCGATGCTCGCCCTGAGCCTCGCCGGTGGGCTCGCCGCCGGCCTCGGCCTGCTCGCCGGCCCGTCCGCGCTCCCCCTCGTCGTCCTGCCGCTGTCCCGCGCCGCGTCCGCCCTCGCCCGGGTCGAGGTGATCGGCACCGCCCTGGTCTGGGTGCTCGCCGGCCTCGCCGTCCGCCGGACGCGGCCCTCGCTCACCCTGCTCGACGTCGGTCTCGACGTGCGCTGGACCCTCATCGCCGCGGTCACGGCGGCGGGCGCGGTCTGGGTGCACCGCACCAACCGGGTGGCCAGCGAGGCCCAGCAGAGCGCGACGGCGAACCCCGCCGCCGAGGAGGCGGCCATCCTGCTCAGCCGGCTCGACGCGCTGACGAGCGACCTCGAGGGCGGCCTCGACCCGGCCACCGCGGCCGAGCTGCTGCTCGACGCCCTCGGCCGCCCCGGCCCGCTGGCCCGCTCCGGCGTCCTCATCGGCGGCGCCGAGGACCACCCGGTGCCGCTCGCCCTGCGCGGGGTCGACCGCGTGCCGTGGGGCGACCCCCTGGTCGACCCGGGCGCGGTCGGGCAGGCCTGGCGCAGCGGTCGTCCCGCCACCGTCTACGACCCCAGCGAGCACCGCGAGGTCCGCGCCGTCCCGCTGCGCGCCAGCGACGGCTCCGCGCTCGGGGTCGTCGTCCAGGACGTCATGACCACCGCACCGTCGTCACCGTGGGACCGCGAGCCGCTCGAGGCCACGGCGGCGCGGCTCGGCCCGGTCATCGGCGTCGCTCTGTCGTTCGCCGCGCTGCGCGAGCGCGCCGGCTTCGAGGAGCGCGAGCGCCTGGCCCGCGAGATGCACGACGGCATCGCCCAGGAGCTCGTCGCCCTCGGCTTCCGCCTCGACCTCGTCGCCCGCACCCTCGACGGCCCCCAGGGCAGCGATCCCGAGAAGGCCGGCGAGATGCTCACGGAGGCCCGCGGGCAGCTGCGCCGGATCCTCGGCGACCTGCGCTCGCACATCTCCGACCTGCGGGTCTCGGTCCGCCCCGAGCGCGGCCTCGGGGCGACGATGACCTCCCGCCTGCAGTCCTTCGGCACGACCACCGAGGTCGTCGTCGGCCTGCGGCTCGACGAGTCCGGTTTCCGCCTGCCGGCCCGGGTCGAGACCGCGCTCTACCAGCTCTTCCTCGACGTCCTCGCCGACGTCAAGGACGGCGGCGCGACGGGGGTCGACGTCGACCTCACCGTCGTCGCCCCGGACGCCACGCTGCGGATGCGCCACAACGGGAAGACGACCTTCTCCCCCGCACGCTGCACCGACCACCAGGTCACCGCGGCCGGCGGCACGGTCACCGTCGACACCACCGACGGCCTCGACCTCGTCGCCGTCTTCCGGACCCCGCAGACCCACACCTCCCCCGTCCACGTCAACGAAAAGGTCCCCCAGCCGTCATGA
- a CDS encoding ComF family protein translates to MSRSSVDGSGPRPLLGALAALDLVLPHRCGGCGAVPPPGRPLCRGCAVRLRALVHTPRLVGPHPRPTGLPPVHATAPYAGVVAALLRAWKDDGRRDLTGLLAALLRPALAVARPPGALLVPVPTSPAARRRRGDAPLLDLLGRAAGAEPGPVDALRVTRRVADQSALGRRDRAANLDHALAARSPDLLAGRPVVLVDDVLTTGATLAEAARAVRAAGGHPVAAAVLAATRRHRVPDGEEADP, encoded by the coding sequence ATGAGCCGTTCGTCCGTCGACGGGTCGGGTCCGCGTCCCCTGCTGGGCGCGCTCGCCGCGCTCGACCTCGTCCTGCCCCACCGGTGCGGGGGCTGCGGCGCGGTGCCCCCGCCCGGGCGCCCGCTGTGCCGCGGCTGCGCGGTGCGGCTGCGCGCGCTCGTGCACACGCCGCGGCTGGTCGGCCCGCACCCCCGGCCGACCGGTCTGCCGCCGGTGCACGCCACGGCGCCGTACGCCGGCGTGGTCGCGGCGCTGCTGCGCGCCTGGAAGGACGACGGCCGGCGCGACCTCACCGGGCTGCTCGCGGCCCTGCTGCGACCGGCCCTGGCGGTCGCCCGACCGCCCGGCGCCCTGCTCGTCCCGGTGCCCACCTCCCCGGCGGCCCGGCGGCGGCGGGGCGACGCCCCGCTGCTCGACCTGCTCGGGCGGGCCGCCGGCGCGGAGCCCGGGCCGGTGGACGCGCTGCGGGTCACCCGGCGGGTGGCCGACCAGTCCGCGCTGGGTCGGCGGGACCGGGCGGCCAACCTCGACCACGCGCTGGCGGCCCGATCGCCGGACCTGCTGGCGGGCCGACCGGTGGTGCTCGTCGACGACGTCCTCACGACGGGGGCGACGCTGGCGGAGGCGGCCCGCGCCGTCCGGGCGGCCGGTGGCCACCCGGTCGCCGCGGCGGTCCTCGCCGCGACGCGGCGCCACCGGGTGCCGGACGGGGAGGAGGCGGACCCCTGA
- the hpf gene encoding ribosome hibernation-promoting factor, HPF/YfiA family, translating to MDIVVTGRHAQVTDRFREHLEEKLAKVPQLLPKVSRVDVVVTHEQTKNDSECVEITCHAKGPMIRAEACHTDKYAALDTALDKLYERLRRAGDRRRVSRGRRAPESVGRATGRLAAPGPESDLALLDETPVDGQDARFADTPIEVREKVHASTPMTLEEALARMELVGHDFFLFHDSETDRPSVVYRRRGWSYGVIHLEVAEDGAAHGVADAVLAGSRPA from the coding sequence ATGGACATCGTCGTCACCGGGCGCCACGCCCAGGTCACGGACCGGTTCCGAGAGCATCTCGAGGAGAAGCTCGCGAAGGTGCCCCAGCTCTTGCCCAAGGTCTCGAGGGTCGACGTCGTCGTCACCCACGAGCAGACGAAGAACGACTCGGAGTGCGTGGAGATCACCTGCCACGCCAAGGGTCCGATGATCCGGGCGGAGGCGTGCCACACCGACAAGTACGCCGCCCTCGACACCGCGCTCGACAAGCTCTACGAGCGGCTGCGCCGCGCCGGTGACCGGCGCCGCGTCTCCCGCGGCCGCCGCGCCCCCGAGTCCGTCGGCCGGGCGACCGGCCGCCTGGCCGCGCCGGGCCCGGAGTCCGACCTCGCCCTGCTCGACGAGACCCCCGTCGACGGTCAGGACGCCCGTTTCGCCGACACCCCGATCGAGGTGCGCGAGAAGGTGCACGCGAGCACGCCGATGACCCTCGAGGAGGCGCTCGCCCGCATGGAGCTCGTCGGCCACGACTTCTTCCTCTTCCACGACTCCGAGACCGACCGCCCGAGCGTCGTCTACCGACGGCGGGGCTGGTCCTACGGCGTCATCCACCTCGAGGTCGCCGAGGACGGCGCCGCGCACGGCGTCGCCGACGCGGTCCTCGCCGGCAGCCGCCCAGCCTGA
- a CDS encoding response regulator: MGPVTSTGGRGGSAPSERATATSEPDLTVPGTDSIRVLVADDHVLFRRGLEMVLQQEGDIDVVGEASDGAEAIQRAEQLLPDVILMDVRMPRTTGIEACLAIKERVPSSRIVMLTISDEESDLFEAVRAGANGYLLKDVPGEEIAAGIRAVHHGQSLISPSMASKLLAEFALISRRDADTPNPHAPKLTDREVEVLRLVAHGKANREIGTELFISENTVKNHVRNILEKLQLHTRMEAAMYAVRQNIIDPHQR, encoded by the coding sequence ATGGGGCCAGTGACGAGTACGGGCGGGCGCGGCGGGTCCGCCCCGTCCGAGCGGGCGACCGCGACCTCCGAGCCGGACCTCACGGTGCCCGGCACCGACTCCATCCGGGTGCTCGTCGCCGACGACCACGTCCTGTTCCGGCGCGGCCTGGAGATGGTGCTGCAGCAGGAGGGCGACATCGACGTCGTCGGCGAGGCGAGCGATGGCGCGGAGGCCATCCAGCGCGCCGAGCAGCTGCTGCCCGACGTCATCCTCATGGACGTGCGGATGCCGCGCACGACGGGCATCGAGGCCTGCCTGGCGATCAAGGAGCGGGTGCCCTCGAGCCGGATCGTCATGCTCACCATCTCCGACGAGGAGAGCGACCTCTTCGAGGCGGTGCGCGCCGGCGCCAACGGCTACCTGCTCAAGGACGTGCCGGGCGAGGAGATCGCCGCCGGGATCCGCGCCGTCCACCACGGGCAGTCGCTCATCTCCCCGTCGATGGCCTCCAAGCTGCTGGCCGAGTTCGCGCTCATCAGCCGCCGCGACGCGGACACGCCGAACCCGCACGCGCCCAAGCTCACCGACCGCGAGGTCGAGGTGCTGCGGCTCGTCGCGCACGGCAAGGCCAACCGCGAGATCGGCACCGAGCTGTTCATCTCGGAGAACACCGTGAAGAACCACGTGCGCAACATCCTCGAGAAGCTGCAGCTGCACACGCGGATGGAGGCGGCGATGTACGCCGTCCGGCAGAACATCATCGACCCGCACCAGCGCTGA